In the Trichoderma atroviride chromosome 4, complete sequence genome, CGGATCGCCAAAGACTTTTTGAGCTGCTATAATCTAACGAGCGTCAACATAAGGACCAATAGCTCCTCAACAAACTTTAGACGGCGCAGCCCTTTGATGCCACAAGCCGGGCAGCAAGGCAAGCCCTCTAAACACTGGGCAACTTGTACGAATAGACTTTTGATCAGTGTGAATAACAAAGAATTCGATAATCATCATCGCTATTTCTAATCCATTATATACAGTCTATATGCCTTCGAGCCCCATATCTACAAGCTAGGACAACCAATTAATATACAAACAAGGGCCATGATGCACAACTATAAACATGCCCAGCCAGCAAGCGAGTCCTATACTATGCTTTTTTCCGTAACTCGGATGTTTAATTGACCACAATGCAGTAGTCAATGCTTTAATCATCCTTTTTTCTGCCGTATAACTCACCTTTCTTGATAGTAAGAGCTAGGGCTGCGAACAATGTGTTAGATACTTGCCACTGCAGGCTAACTCAAGACTTACAGCAAATGGTAGCCGCGACAAACATCGCGCCAGAGTAGACTTGTACGTCGAGAAAGCCGTCTCTACCGGGCTTCTTCAAGCTAAGAGCAATCGCCTCGGCAAAAGTATACGGTAAGGCCAATGTCAGAGTTGAAAGAGAAATGACTGAACAAAAAATATTAGCGGTATCCTTCTAGAACCCGAAAGTCAATACATACCAGGTTGCATCTTCTCAAGGCCAAAAATCGATGCTGTCATCACCGCAAAAGTAGCCCACATAATGCTGGGAAACATGCCCAATAACCCGTACACCATGAGCGCCCCGTAAGATTTGCCGCCGAAAATCCAGATAAAGAATGTGAACAAGGCGGAGATGAAAGTTCCAAGCGTAGTGACTCGGATTGTACCGAATCTGTCGCCCATGAAACCGACAATCGGACGCCCTATACCGGTTGAAACTATAGTAACAAAAGCGTTAGTGTTATGAAGCTCATCACAGACAAACTATTACGCACGGTTGAACATGGCAGACACCAGAGAGCCCTGCTGCGCAGAAAACCCAACTTGCTGGGCATAGGCCGATAGAGAGAAGACGACGGCAACATAGCCAAAACTAGATAACCATGCCCATCCCAAGAATAGCCAAAAGTCAGGCAGTTTGAAAAGCTTAAAGTCGAATGCGGTGGCCGAAATTTTTGTGCCCTGGTTGCGTTCTTTTAGGAATAGAGCGCTGGTTATCAGCACAACAAAACAtatgatggccatgatcCGGAATGTCCAAGCAATTCCCATGCGCTGAATCATGGCATTTGCCGCCAGGGAATATGTAAGGCCTCCAAATCCTGTGCCGCCTGTTGCGATGCCATTTGCGAGAGCCCGCCGTTTCTTGAACCACTTAGCAATCAGGCCGGCAGTTGCGGTATAGCAAATCCCCATACCAAGGCCGTAACACACGCCTTGACTTAGAATGAGCTCCCAGATAGTTTTCGCGAAAGATGCTCCAATGTATGCGCCACTGTAAGCGTTTATGAGTGAGTACTTTTGCTCATATGGGAATCAGGCAGGGAGAGCGTACGATATAAACAATCCACCAATGATGACAGTCACCCTTAGGCCTACTTTGTTGAATAGTATGGTGGCGAATGGAGATATGATAAAAGCTTGCAAATAGGTCAGTTAATTCCTCATCAATAAATGGTGCCGTAGTTGTATACGAACCAACTGAAAAACTGAGG is a window encoding:
- a CDS encoding uncharacterized protein (antiSMASH:Cluster_4.6~SECRETED:SignalP(1-26)~EggNog:ENOG41~SMCOG1137:Major facilitator superfamily MFS 1~TransMembrane:12 (i77-108o120-142i149-168o174-197i206-226o238-258i282-306o318-335i347-366o372-394i406-428o440-459i)), with the protein product MTGQRNVSVVFSKILLVLCCCQLSTDRNMGSSKGFETPRGVIQPLDGGETTERGSENGPTDTEKPTHEEEEFKEGGYGWVVVAAVWLILAHSFGINSMFGVFLAFYLAHDHFPGATPLQFAFVGGLSFSVAFIISPFATILFNKVGLRVTVIIGGLFISGAYIGASFAKTIWELILSQGVCYGLGMGICYTATAGLIAKWFKKRRALANGIATGGTGFGGLTYSLAANAMIQRMGIAWTFRIMAIICFVVLITSALFLKERNQGTKISATAFDFKLFKLPDFWLFLGWAWLSSFGYVAVVFSLSAYAQQVGFSAQQGSLVSAMFNLSTGIGRPIVGFMGDRFGTIRVTTLGTFISALFTFFIWIFGGKSYGALMVYGLLGMFPSIMWATFAVMTASIFGLEKMQPVISLSTLTLALPYTFAEAIALSLKKPGRDGFLDVQVYSGAMFVAATICSLALTIKKGELYGRKKDD